The Bacillota bacterium genome includes a window with the following:
- a CDS encoding helix-turn-helix domain-containing protein, translated as MTTLGRRLRAMRIERGLSQAQVAGTLTRAAVSAVELGHIWPSVDTLDTMTRGLGLPDGYFYELYLSETDGEAHLLAFGQRCFERGMGDLARRAMAKLVAISRSKGRNRMVTEVLWRLGLWALAEGRTQTALATFQACLDRAMAERDWARVVRIHLRLAELEQAEGRRVELLERLMTARHLLAWVEEEERELRLAVQRRLGDLCLEMDFLDLAREYYQAAWQELAGAPGEAGTAPGLEGGAEAAGVALALADVHRRRGEAAEALRWGELAARLFAELGDEEGRARAQALCGGALADLGRFGEAREALLEALQLLAGGERVRPLVDLVGAELALGGTATARQYAAEALELAGDEPRLRGCALRAHALALREAGAVEEAFEGFLESTALLAGAGGGSDLRRTLCEAGRALAEAEELRGSGFDRFLQRLTSTLGVEAESRTA; from the coding sequence ATGACCACATTGGGACGACGCCTCCGCGCCATGCGCATCGAACGCGGGCTCAGCCAGGCCCAGGTGGCCGGAACCCTTACGCGCGCGGCCGTCAGCGCCGTCGAGCTCGGCCACATCTGGCCCTCGGTGGACACGCTGGACACCATGACCCGCGGCCTGGGCCTGCCTGACGGTTACTTCTACGAGCTCTACCTCTCCGAGACGGACGGCGAGGCCCATCTCCTCGCCTTCGGCCAGCGCTGCTTCGAGCGCGGCATGGGCGACCTGGCCCGGCGCGCCATGGCCAAGCTGGTGGCCATCTCGCGCAGCAAGGGACGGAACCGAATGGTGACCGAGGTCCTCTGGCGGCTCGGCCTCTGGGCGCTGGCCGAGGGGCGGACGCAGACGGCGCTGGCCACCTTCCAGGCCTGCCTCGACCGGGCCATGGCCGAGCGCGACTGGGCGCGCGTGGTCCGCATCCACCTCCGCCTGGCCGAGCTGGAGCAGGCCGAGGGGCGGCGGGTGGAGCTGCTGGAGCGCCTGATGACGGCCCGCCACCTCCTCGCCTGGGTAGAGGAGGAGGAGCGGGAGCTGCGCCTGGCCGTCCAGCGGCGGCTGGGCGATCTCTGCCTGGAGATGGACTTCCTCGACCTGGCCAGGGAATACTACCAGGCGGCCTGGCAGGAGCTGGCCGGCGCCCCCGGCGAGGCGGGTACGGCCCCCGGCCTCGAGGGAGGCGCCGAGGCGGCGGGCGTCGCCCTGGCTCTGGCCGATGTCCACCGGCGCCGCGGCGAGGCGGCGGAGGCGCTGCGCTGGGGCGAGTTGGCCGCCCGCCTCTTCGCCGAGCTGGGCGACGAGGAGGGGCGCGCCCGCGCCCAGGCGCTCTGCGGCGGTGCGCTGGCCGACCTGGGCCGCTTCGGGGAGGCGCGGGAGGCGCTCCTCGAGGCTCTCCAGCTCCTGGCGGGCGGGGAGCGCGTGCGGCCGCTGGTCGACCTGGTCGGCGCGGAGCTGGCGCTGGGCGGGACGGCGACGGCCCGGCAGTACGCCGCCGAGGCGCTGGAGCTGGCCGGCGACGAGCCGCGCCTGCGTGGCTGCGCGCTGCGCGCCCATGCGCTCGCCCTGCGCGAGGCGGGCGCCGTCGAGGAGGCTTTCGAGGGCTTCCTGGAGAGCACGGCACTGCTGGCGGGCGCGGGCGGGGGGAGCGATCTGCGCCGTACGCTCTGCGAGGCGGGGCGGGCGCTGGCCGAGGCGGAGGAGCTGCGGGGGAGCGGGTTCGACCGCTTCCTGCAGCGGCTGACCAGCACGCTGGGCGTGGAGGCGGAGTCCAGGACGGCCTAG
- a CDS encoding YegS/Rv2252/BmrU family lipid kinase, whose amino-acid sequence MRTWAVRLRPDRAPETWCEVERLEAWSIVNPAAGRGDALRAWRQLERELPEAAGLRLFQTDGPGHAARLARQAAEAGAERLVVVGGDGTVGEVARGLVESGLPAERQPVVGIVPAGTGNDFGLGLGLPQAPREALERGLYGEARPVDLIRVEIPGRGSFLGVNTFGAGFDGAVVREVNSAWYKSFLGGLSYHTAVLKGLLTFRPLTAWLAEEGGEERRYERVWLCNCVNTERLAGGMRAAPGADASDGRLDLFLAHDLSRAGALPVFARVIQGRHLGDPRTLVHRVTAFTVRFAEEVAAQLDGEGLGLVAPGTRLRVSVLPGAVRVAR is encoded by the coding sequence GTGCGGACGTGGGCCGTGCGCCTCCGGCCGGATCGCGCCCCCGAAACCTGGTGCGAGGTGGAACGCTTGGAGGCCTGGTCCATCGTCAACCCGGCGGCCGGGCGCGGCGACGCGCTGCGCGCCTGGCGGCAGCTGGAGCGCGAGCTGCCCGAGGCGGCCGGGCTGCGCCTCTTCCAGACCGACGGCCCCGGCCACGCCGCCCGTCTGGCCCGCCAGGCTGCCGAGGCGGGCGCCGAGCGGCTCGTGGTGGTGGGCGGCGACGGGACGGTGGGCGAGGTGGCCCGCGGCCTGGTGGAGAGCGGCCTGCCGGCGGAGCGCCAGCCCGTCGTGGGCATCGTGCCGGCCGGCACCGGCAACGACTTCGGGCTCGGCCTCGGCCTGCCCCAGGCGCCGCGCGAGGCGCTGGAGCGGGGGCTCTACGGCGAGGCGCGCCCGGTCGACCTGATCCGCGTCGAGATCCCGGGGCGGGGCAGCTTCCTGGGCGTCAACACCTTCGGCGCCGGCTTCGACGGCGCCGTGGTCCGCGAGGTCAACAGCGCCTGGTACAAGTCCTTCCTGGGCGGCCTCAGCTACCATACCGCGGTGCTCAAGGGGCTCCTCACCTTCCGGCCGCTGACCGCCTGGCTGGCCGAAGAGGGGGGCGAGGAGCGCCGCTACGAGCGCGTCTGGCTCTGCAACTGCGTCAACACCGAGCGGCTGGCCGGGGGCATGCGCGCGGCGCCAGGGGCGGACGCGTCGGACGGGCGCCTGGACCTCTTTCTGGCGCACGACCTGTCGCGGGCGGGCGCCCTGCCGGTCTTCGCCCGCGTCATCCAGGGCCGGCATCTGGGCGACCCGCGCACGCTGGTCCACCGGGTGACGGCCTTCACCGTCCGCTTCGCGGAGGAGGTGGCGGCGCAGCTGGACGGCGAGGGGCTCGGCCTGGTGGCGCCGGGGACGCGGCTGCGCGTCTCCGTCCTCCCCGGCGCGGTGCGCGTGGCCCGCTGA
- a CDS encoding tyrosine-type recombinase/integrase: protein MRRVEGLREPYPRFHDPRHTWATLQLRAGTPIHVVSKLLGHLSVTVTLAVYAHVLPEQHEQAAKAVDEWLDITSGSRPTRRAGKPSPLRPQLVPEPGPSKPETNAVPGRKDTPRGRDDFREACAAPEKLARLKDCSGGAIEVWEAIGTSIF, encoded by the coding sequence GTGCGCCGGGTGGAAGGGCTGCGGGAACCCTACCCGCGCTTCCACGACCCGCGCCACACCTGGGCCACCCTACAGCTGCGGGCAGGTACGCCGATCCACGTCGTCTCGAAGCTGCTGGGCCACTTGAGCGTCACGGTGACGCTTGCCGTCTATGCGCACGTGCTCCCCGAGCAGCACGAGCAGGCCGCCAAGGCCGTAGACGAGTGGCTGGACATTACGTCCGGTTCGCGCCCAACGCGCCGGGCAGGCAAGCCGTCGCCGCTACGTCCCCAACTGGTCCCCGAGCCAGGCCCGTCGAAACCGGAAACCAACGCCGTGCCAGGGCGCAAGGACACGCCCCGAGGCAGGGACGACTTCCGGGAAGCGTGCGCAGCGCCGGAAAAACTTGCCCGGTTGAAAGATTGCAGCGGCGGCGCTATAGAAGTTTGGGAGGCGATTGGAACTTCTATATTTTGA
- a CDS encoding putative selenoprotein encodes MEGEPLRRRLGRAWRQAVRVTRAVAGIPDYDRYLEMHRERGEEPELSRADFFRLEVDRKYGSGGGMRCC; translated from the coding sequence ATGGAGGGCGAACCGTTGCGGCGGCGCCTGGGACGGGCCTGGCGCCAGGCGGTGCGCGTCACCCGCGCCGTCGCCGGCATCCCGGACTACGACCGCTACCTGGAGATGCACCGGGAGCGGGGCGAGGAGCCGGAGCTGAGCCGCGCCGACTTCTTCCGCCTCGAGGTGGACAGGAAGTACGGCTCCGGCGGCGGCATGCGCTGCTGCTGA
- a CDS encoding HNH endonuclease: protein MREERSREEGQPISAAATQAVAAVAGARDAGRRPREEARTIRVLTSDGLKLDPCSRSTALQEVRLGRARWRGRSTIQLVYNPFVARRIRRQVLQRDRYRCAWCGAPGNTIDHLLPWSQGGLTTLDNCVCSCQECNGRRGDRSVEEFVAAEGIRPTHPVVLAFLRARGWKEGARAEAGTAERPDGAALLASGSAAGTEAPAAAAPAGSGKGRRRRRRGRAPREARPAEEAAAAFPPAPPRPRGVWLEPWVGDLFDERFACGA, encoded by the coding sequence ATGCGGGAGGAACGATCGCGAGAGGAGGGGCAGCCGATTTCCGCGGCAGCGACACAGGCCGTAGCCGCGGTCGCGGGCGCCCGGGACGCCGGGCGGCGCCCGCGCGAGGAGGCACGCACGATCCGCGTGCTGACCAGCGACGGCCTGAAGCTCGACCCCTGCAGCCGCAGCACCGCGCTCCAGGAAGTGCGCCTGGGACGGGCGCGGTGGCGCGGCCGCTCCACCATCCAGCTGGTCTACAACCCCTTCGTCGCCCGGCGCATCCGCCGCCAGGTGCTGCAGCGAGACCGCTACCGCTGCGCCTGGTGCGGCGCCCCGGGCAACACCATCGACCATCTCCTGCCCTGGTCCCAGGGCGGCCTGACCACCCTCGACAACTGCGTCTGCAGCTGCCAGGAGTGCAACGGGCGGCGCGGCGACCGCAGCGTGGAGGAGTTCGTCGCCGCCGAGGGCATCCGGCCCACCCACCCCGTGGTCCTGGCCTTCCTCCGCGCCCGCGGCTGGAAGGAGGGCGCCCGGGCGGAGGCCGGCACGGCCGAGCGCCCGGACGGTGCGGCGCTGCTCGCCTCCGGCTCCGCGGCGGGCACGGAGGCGCCCGCCGCGGCGGCGCCCGCCGGGAGCGGCAAGGGCCGCCGGCGTCGCCGGCGCGGCCGCGCCCCGCGGGAGGCGCGGCCGGCGGAGGAGGCCGCGGCCGCCTTCCCGCCCGCCCCGCCGCGCCCGCGGGGCGTCTGGCTCGAGCCCTGGGTGGGCGATCTCTTCGACGAACGCTTCGCCTGCGGCGCCTAG
- a CDS encoding carbon starvation protein A: protein MSKGQASSGSLHDAQAAAGGTTATGRPAAGRNPAPSSPGRKALAAVAWAIVAILAAFAFATLAIHRGERVNALWLLVAALGTYALGYRFYALWIARRVMELDPERATPAVVHNDGRDFVPTNRWVLYGHHFAAIAGAGPLVGPTLAAQMGWLPGTLWIVVGAVLAGAVQDFVVLFASMRRKGRSLGEMASDEVGPVGGWIAQIGTLLMALIVLAVLALVVVNALKGSPWGTFVVAMTIPIAILMGLYMRFVRPGQVGEATLLGVALMLVALILGRGVAASPVLAPLFTLTAPQLAVAIMIYGFLASILPVWFLLVPRDYLSTFLKLGTIALLAVGIVVVHPQLQMTGVTRFIDGTGPVFAGKLFPFLFITIACGALSGWHTVISSGTSPKLLERETDAPMIGYAGMLAESFVAVMAMAAATLLTPGLYFAINSPASAIGTTVAQAAHTISSWGFTIDAATLQRTAQLVGEKSILSRTGGAPSLAVGMAHVFSRFLGGEAVMAFWYHFAILFEAVFILTTVDAGTRVARFMFQGLVGRVWPKFGDVSWYPATVLASALTVAIWGYFLYAGATDPLGGINTLWPLFGIANQMLGAVALVIATTVFIKMGKAKYSFVTLVPMLFMYATTWTAALEKIFSPDPKIGFWSHANAFAAKVAAGQIPAPAKTLAQAHQVIFNDRVDAVLTGVFLLIMAGILVDAVRAWLPVLFGRRKPELHEEPYRRRVAFQPAAGGR, encoded by the coding sequence ATGAGCAAGGGACAGGCTTCTTCGGGCTCTTTGCATGATGCGCAGGCCGCCGCCGGCGGCACCACCGCGACCGGCCGCCCTGCCGCGGGGCGCAACCCGGCCCCCTCGTCGCCCGGCCGCAAGGCGCTGGCGGCGGTCGCCTGGGCGATCGTCGCCATCCTGGCCGCCTTCGCCTTCGCCACGCTGGCCATCCACCGGGGCGAACGGGTCAACGCGCTCTGGCTGCTGGTGGCCGCGCTCGGCACCTACGCGCTCGGCTACCGCTTCTACGCGCTCTGGATCGCCCGCCGCGTGATGGAGCTGGACCCCGAGCGGGCGACGCCCGCCGTCGTCCACAACGACGGCCGGGACTTCGTCCCCACCAACCGCTGGGTGCTCTACGGCCACCACTTCGCGGCCATCGCCGGCGCGGGGCCGCTGGTGGGCCCGACGCTGGCGGCCCAGATGGGCTGGCTGCCGGGGACGCTCTGGATCGTGGTGGGCGCCGTCCTGGCCGGGGCCGTCCAGGACTTCGTCGTCCTCTTCGCCAGCATGCGGCGGAAGGGGCGGAGCCTGGGCGAGATGGCCAGCGACGAGGTGGGGCCGGTGGGCGGCTGGATCGCCCAGATCGGCACGCTGCTGATGGCGCTCATCGTCCTGGCGGTGCTGGCGCTGGTGGTGGTCAACGCGCTGAAGGGGAGCCCGTGGGGCACCTTCGTCGTGGCCATGACCATCCCCATCGCCATCCTGATGGGCCTCTACATGCGCTTCGTGCGGCCGGGGCAGGTGGGCGAGGCGACGCTCCTCGGCGTGGCCCTGATGCTGGTCGCCCTGATCCTGGGCCGGGGCGTGGCGGCGTCGCCGGTGCTGGCGCCCCTCTTCACGCTGACGGCGCCGCAGCTGGCCGTCGCCATCATGATCTACGGCTTCCTGGCCTCCATCCTGCCGGTCTGGTTCCTGCTGGTGCCGCGCGACTACCTCTCCACCTTCCTCAAGCTCGGGACCATCGCGCTCCTGGCGGTGGGCATCGTGGTCGTCCATCCCCAGCTGCAGATGACCGGGGTGACCCGCTTCATCGACGGGACGGGACCGGTCTTCGCGGGCAAGCTCTTCCCGTTCCTCTTCATCACCATCGCCTGCGGCGCGCTCTCCGGCTGGCATACGGTCATCTCCTCCGGCACCTCGCCCAAGCTCCTGGAGCGGGAGACCGACGCGCCCATGATCGGCTACGCGGGCATGCTGGCCGAGTCGTTCGTCGCCGTCATGGCCATGGCCGCGGCGACGCTCCTGACGCCGGGCCTCTACTTCGCCATCAACTCGCCCGCCTCGGCCATCGGCACCACGGTGGCGCAGGCGGCGCACACCATCAGCTCCTGGGGCTTCACCATCGACGCGGCCACGCTCCAGCGGACGGCGCAGCTGGTGGGCGAGAAGAGCATCCTCTCGCGCACCGGCGGCGCGCCGTCGCTGGCGGTGGGCATGGCGCACGTCTTCTCGCGCTTCCTGGGCGGGGAGGCGGTGATGGCCTTCTGGTACCACTTCGCCATCCTCTTCGAGGCCGTCTTCATCCTGACGACGGTGGACGCGGGGACGCGCGTCGCCCGCTTCATGTTCCAGGGGCTGGTGGGGCGCGTCTGGCCGAAGTTCGGTGACGTCAGCTGGTACCCGGCGACGGTGCTGGCCTCAGCGCTGACGGTGGCCATCTGGGGCTACTTCCTCTACGCCGGCGCCACCGACCCGCTGGGCGGCATCAACACGCTCTGGCCGCTCTTCGGCATCGCCAACCAGATGCTGGGCGCCGTGGCGCTGGTCATCGCCACCACCGTCTTCATCAAGATGGGGAAGGCGAAGTACAGCTTCGTCACGCTGGTGCCCATGCTCTTCATGTACGCCACCACCTGGACGGCGGCGCTGGAGAAGATCTTCTCGCCCGATCCCAAGATCGGCTTCTGGTCGCACGCCAACGCCTTCGCGGCCAAGGTGGCGGCGGGCCAGATCCCGGCGCCGGCGAAGACGCTGGCGCAGGCGCACCAGGTCATCTTCAACGACCGGGTGGACGCAGTGCTGACCGGCGTCTTCCTGCTCATCATGGCCGGCATCCTGGTCGACGCGGTGCGCGCCTGGCTGCCGGTCCTCTTCGGGCGGAGGAAGCCCGAGCTGCACGAGGAGCCCTACCGCCGCCGCGTGGCCTTCCAGCCCGCGGCCGGCGGCCGCTGA
- the murJ gene encoding murein biosynthesis integral membrane protein MurJ, whose amino-acid sequence MWDKSVINRREFARAAGLIAAATVASKLLGFVRESVIAARFGASGLTDAYVVAQTVPNLVWLVVGTALSTTVVPAYTAEHVRDPRRATQLYSSLMILVSAGTLLLAALMWGLTAPMIRLIAPGFPEERMALAVHLTRILLPMMFFLSVGAILTGVEQAHRRFTLPALAPVWQNLVVIASVLFLSGRLGIEAAALGLVVGTLAQTLAQLPGMRGLGRFRWSVDLGQPALADVGRLMTPVLLGMVVVQLSPVINRMLGSNLPPGSISALNYANLLFMLPTGLFTAAISTVLYPELSDRVAREDEGGALRLTRRGLDLGLLIGLPVALLMIVLGVPVVRFLFEHGAFDAHATRMTALGLAMYAAGLPAATTQDVLRRTYYARQDTRTPMAVNIGGVAVTILLSFLLVGPMGLGGLALAATVATWVQTLWLAAVLPGLHQALAGEAGKWLRILLASLAMTALDAAWARWAGVPGPGTGLLHQALWLAVAGLLSAAAYGGALWLLRVPEVGELLSAGRRLWARRLAAS is encoded by the coding sequence GTGTGGGACAAGTCCGTGATCAACAGGCGCGAGTTCGCCCGTGCGGCCGGTCTGATCGCGGCCGCCACGGTCGCCTCCAAGCTCCTGGGCTTCGTCCGCGAGAGCGTCATCGCTGCCCGCTTCGGCGCCAGCGGCCTCACCGACGCCTACGTGGTGGCGCAGACGGTACCCAACCTGGTCTGGCTGGTGGTGGGGACCGCGCTCTCCACCACGGTGGTGCCGGCCTACACCGCGGAGCACGTCCGCGACCCGCGCCGCGCCACGCAGCTCTACTCGAGCCTGATGATCCTGGTCAGTGCCGGGACGCTTCTGCTGGCGGCGCTCATGTGGGGGCTGACGGCGCCCATGATCCGGCTGATCGCGCCGGGCTTCCCGGAGGAGCGCATGGCGCTGGCCGTCCACCTGACGCGCATCCTCCTGCCCATGATGTTCTTCCTCTCGGTGGGCGCCATCCTGACCGGGGTGGAACAGGCCCACCGCCGCTTCACCCTGCCGGCCCTGGCACCGGTCTGGCAGAACCTGGTGGTCATCGCCTCCGTCCTCTTCCTCTCGGGGCGGCTGGGCATCGAGGCGGCCGCCCTGGGGCTGGTGGTGGGGACGCTGGCCCAGACGCTGGCGCAGCTCCCCGGCATGCGGGGGCTGGGGCGCTTCCGCTGGAGTGTCGACCTCGGCCAGCCGGCGCTGGCCGACGTGGGCCGGCTGATGACGCCGGTGCTGCTGGGCATGGTGGTGGTCCAGCTGAGCCCGGTGATCAACCGCATGCTGGGCTCGAACCTGCCGCCGGGCAGCATCTCGGCGCTCAACTACGCCAACCTGCTCTTCATGTTGCCCACCGGCCTGTTCACCGCCGCCATCAGCACGGTCCTCTACCCGGAGCTCTCCGACCGCGTGGCGCGCGAGGATGAGGGGGGAGCGCTGCGCCTGACGCGGCGCGGGCTTGACCTGGGGCTTCTGATCGGCCTGCCGGTGGCGCTCCTGATGATCGTGCTGGGGGTGCCCGTGGTCCGCTTCCTCTTCGAGCACGGGGCCTTCGACGCCCACGCGACGCGGATGACGGCGCTGGGGCTGGCCATGTACGCCGCCGGGCTGCCCGCCGCCACCACCCAGGACGTGCTGCGCCGGACCTACTACGCCCGACAGGACACGCGCACGCCCATGGCGGTCAACATCGGCGGGGTGGCGGTCACCATCCTGCTCAGCTTCCTCCTGGTGGGTCCCATGGGGCTGGGCGGCCTGGCCCTCGCCGCCACGGTCGCCACCTGGGTGCAGACGCTCTGGCTGGCGGCCGTCTTGCCCGGCCTGCACCAGGCGCTGGCGGGCGAGGCGGGCAAGTGGCTGCGCATCCTGCTCGCCTCGCTGGCCATGACGGCGCTGGACGCGGCCTGGGCGCGCTGGGCGGGCGTGCCCGGGCCGGGGACGGGCCTCCTGCACCAGGCGCTCTGGCTGGCGGTGGCGGGCCTCCTCTCCGCCGCCGCCTACGGGGGTGCGCTCTGGCTGCTGCGCGTGCCCGAGGTGGGCGAGCTCCTCTCCGCCGGGCGGCGGCTCTGGGCCCGCCGCCTGGCCGCCTCCTGA
- a CDS encoding O-antigen ligase family protein: MSDASRGRPRRRPPRGGERAVRAAPAAPAARSHAGGQPRPARRAWEDGPLAGALLLLVLTPFFRGLYFPFEQMVALLAAIPLAAWALALRFRNGPADPWAAFRGRTAGAVLRAHWPDLAAVALFAFYVLSTLVAVDRRAAVQEDLKLLLYLLVYLVVRLAGLGYGRPSPAAAERTALAVAATLVVSATATAVAGLGVAAGSWRYNGAWDGTRLYSVFQYPNTLAAYLAAGLLAALGLWARGLGGEREPAGPSARPARARLAALLALGAAGYVLLFAFVFTYSRGAYLILPLTALVGLGLLPRGRRLAAVLEGAVLLLALLPGGLGLLGPSFPHQAGALYRAMQAGRAPAGAGWGVWATLLEGLPLAVAGSALVALWGERAARRALEWAAERPLPGAGVAGALLLGAAAPSGLLALLPASLAQRLSHIGLSEYNAWSRLDWARDAFRLGLRDPVLGGGGGAWNALYHQVQAYPYWSTQVHDAFAQVWVEAGALGLAAFLALWAGLLRGTLAAVRAAGAALPGRRALAAAAGTAALYLGLHSLIDFDLSLAAVSVALWALLAAVQNLADQAPAWAAAAAGEARPGAAAAAAPVPRALRRHGEERTGAGTQVLAFSALALLFLLTLSLAVAFRDGQAAAQALNGHRYQQAADLFARAEALDPWTGSFRFDRGQALAALAAGQPGGPASPGGQPLLAQAQAEMARGVALSPQDANMASIYGAFLLQHGQIQAGLRQLERAVALEPKVSGGYDNLANARWQVAVQAALQAAGASPAPAGADAAALRSEAARQLEALRQLWSRYQAERRTAPPQAVREGVVMPAQTPMWDLRLGQLALVEGRPAEAADRIAAALPGLPAQLQPEAAAWWRLAGRPASSLPAQAAAVLRAQQGTAGFEAQLATAERALRALRAAGGGR; this comes from the coding sequence GTGAGCGATGCGAGCAGGGGGCGGCCCCGCCGGCGGCCGCCTCGCGGCGGGGAGCGGGCGGTGCGCGCGGCGCCCGCCGCGCCGGCGGCGCGGTCGCACGCGGGCGGGCAGCCGCGGCCCGCGCGGCGGGCATGGGAGGACGGCCCGCTGGCGGGGGCGCTCCTCCTCCTGGTGCTGACGCCCTTCTTCCGCGGTCTCTACTTCCCCTTCGAGCAGATGGTGGCGCTCCTCGCGGCCATCCCCCTGGCCGCGTGGGCGCTGGCGCTCCGCTTCCGGAACGGCCCGGCCGACCCCTGGGCGGCCTTCCGCGGGCGGACGGCGGGGGCGGTGCTGCGGGCCCACTGGCCCGACCTGGCGGCGGTCGCCCTCTTCGCCTTCTACGTCCTCTCCACCCTGGTGGCCGTCGACCGGCGCGCGGCCGTCCAGGAGGACCTGAAGCTCCTCCTCTACCTGCTGGTCTACCTGGTCGTCCGCCTGGCCGGGCTGGGCTACGGCCGCCCCTCGCCGGCGGCGGCCGAGCGGACCGCCCTGGCGGTGGCGGCGACGCTGGTGGTCAGCGCGACGGCCACGGCCGTCGCCGGGCTGGGCGTGGCGGCGGGCAGCTGGCGGTACAACGGCGCCTGGGACGGGACGCGCCTCTACTCGGTCTTCCAGTACCCCAACACGCTGGCGGCCTACCTGGCGGCGGGCCTGCTGGCGGCGCTGGGCCTCTGGGCGCGCGGCCTGGGCGGCGAGAGGGAGCCCGCGGGGCCGTCGGCGCGGCCGGCCCGCGCCCGGCTGGCGGCGCTCCTGGCGCTGGGGGCGGCCGGCTACGTGCTCCTCTTCGCCTTCGTCTTCACCTACTCGCGCGGCGCCTACCTGATCCTTCCCCTGACCGCGCTGGTCGGCCTCGGGCTCCTGCCGCGCGGCCGGCGCCTGGCCGCGGTGCTGGAGGGGGCGGTGCTGCTGCTGGCGCTGCTGCCCGGCGGCCTCGGGCTTCTGGGTCCCTCCTTCCCGCACCAGGCGGGGGCGCTCTACCGGGCGATGCAGGCAGGCCGGGCGCCGGCGGGCGCGGGTTGGGGGGTCTGGGCGACCCTGCTGGAGGGGCTGCCGCTGGCGGTGGCCGGGAGCGCGCTGGTCGCCCTCTGGGGCGAGCGGGCGGCCCGCCGGGCGCTGGAATGGGCGGCCGAGCGGCCCCTGCCCGGCGCCGGCGTCGCCGGGGCGCTCCTCCTGGGCGCCGCCGCGCCCTCCGGCCTCCTGGCGCTCCTGCCGGCCAGCCTGGCCCAGCGCCTCTCCCATATCGGCCTCTCGGAGTACAACGCCTGGTCGCGGCTGGACTGGGCGCGCGACGCCTTCCGCCTGGGTCTGCGCGACCCCGTCCTGGGCGGCGGCGGCGGCGCCTGGAACGCGCTCTACCACCAGGTGCAGGCCTACCCCTACTGGTCGACGCAGGTGCACGACGCCTTCGCCCAGGTCTGGGTGGAGGCGGGCGCGCTGGGGCTGGCCGCCTTTCTGGCGCTCTGGGCGGGGCTCCTGCGCGGGACGCTGGCGGCCGTGCGCGCCGCCGGCGCCGCGCTGCCGGGCCGGCGGGCGCTGGCGGCGGCGGCGGGGACGGCGGCGCTCTACCTGGGGCTGCACAGCCTCATCGACTTCGACCTCTCGCTGGCGGCGGTCTCCGTGGCGCTCTGGGCGCTCCTGGCCGCCGTCCAGAACCTCGCCGACCAGGCGCCGGCCTGGGCCGCCGCCGCGGCCGGCGAGGCGCGCCCGGGGGCGGCCGCGGCGGCGGCGCCCGTGCCCCGCGCGCTCCGGCGCCACGGGGAGGAGCGGACGGGCGCGGGGACGCAGGTGCTGGCCTTCTCGGCGCTGGCGCTCCTCTTTCTGCTGACGCTCTCCCTGGCCGTCGCCTTCCGCGACGGCCAGGCGGCCGCGCAGGCGCTCAACGGGCACCGCTACCAGCAGGCGGCCGACCTCTTTGCCCGGGCGGAGGCGCTCGACCCCTGGACCGGCTCCTTCCGCTTCGACCGCGGGCAGGCGCTGGCCGCCCTGGCCGCCGGCCAGCCGGGCGGGCCGGCTTCGCCGGGCGGCCAGCCGCTGCTCGCCCAGGCGCAGGCGGAGATGGCGCGAGGCGTCGCGCTCAGCCCGCAGGACGCCAACATGGCTTCGATCTACGGTGCCTTTCTGCTGCAGCACGGCCAGATCCAGGCGGGGCTCCGGCAGCTGGAACGGGCCGTCGCCCTGGAGCCGAAGGTCTCCGGGGGCTACGACAACCTGGCCAACGCCCGCTGGCAGGTGGCGGTCCAGGCGGCGCTCCAGGCCGCCGGGGCGTCGCCCGCCCCGGCCGGCGCCGACGCCGCGGCGCTCCGCAGCGAGGCGGCGCGCCAGCTCGAGGCGCTCCGGCAGCTCTGGAGCCGCTACCAGGCGGAGCGGAGGACGGCGCCGCCGCAGGCGGTGCGCGAGGGCGTGGTCATGCCGGCCCAGACGCCCATGTGGGATCTCCGCCTGGGCCAGCTGGCGCTGGTCGAGGGGAGGCCGGCGGAGGCGGCGGACAGGATCGCGGCGGCGCTGCCGGGGCTGCCGGCGCAGCTCCAGCCCGAGGCGGCCGCCTGGTGGCGGCTGGCGGGCCGGCCGGCCTCCTCGCTGCCGGCACAGGCGGCGGCCGTGCTGCGGGCGCAGCAGGGGACCGCCGGCTTCGAGGCGCAGCTGGCGACGGCGGAGCGGGCTCTCCGGGCGCTGCGCGCGGCGGGCGGCGGCCGCTGA